One window of the Granulicella arctica genome contains the following:
- a CDS encoding VWA domain-containing protein, which produces MVLKSILALGFTLFLATARGQVLAAFQTQNADNSPQPVTTLKVTSRMVAISAVVKGKDGEVAGGLSKDDFVLKQDGKEEPIRYFSQGSELPLTLALMVDTSGSQRTFIGDESLASDVFFETMLGRKEDRAMLVQFDASVSLLKGMTNSASALHLALSQLDANPAKMGGTLLNDAVFAVSQKVLAPETGRKAMVILSDGGDNGSRKTLADAIEQAQRADVQIYSILYSAWEGPGTPGSGIRGGSINAGDEALKKYSEATGGRVFTVSRTMSLRQIYAQIAQELRLQYELGYTPPPDTPPNSYHRLELKAKDKKLAVQARKGFFE; this is translated from the coding sequence ATGGTTCTCAAGTCCATTCTTGCGTTAGGCTTTACACTCTTCCTTGCGACCGCAAGGGGACAGGTGCTCGCAGCCTTCCAAACTCAGAATGCGGATAACTCCCCGCAACCAGTGACCACGCTCAAGGTGACCAGCCGTATGGTCGCGATCTCCGCGGTCGTCAAAGGTAAGGACGGCGAAGTGGCAGGCGGTTTAAGTAAGGATGACTTCGTGCTGAAGCAGGATGGAAAGGAAGAGCCGATCCGCTACTTTTCACAGGGATCGGAGCTCCCACTAACCCTTGCGTTGATGGTCGATACAAGCGGAAGCCAGCGCACCTTCATCGGGGACGAGTCGCTGGCAAGTGATGTCTTTTTCGAGACGATGCTCGGACGGAAAGAGGATCGTGCCATGCTGGTGCAATTTGATGCCAGCGTCTCTCTGCTCAAAGGCATGACGAACTCCGCAAGCGCACTTCATCTCGCGCTTTCACAGCTTGATGCCAATCCAGCAAAAATGGGGGGGACCCTGCTGAATGACGCTGTCTTTGCCGTCTCGCAGAAAGTTCTCGCTCCTGAGACCGGACGAAAAGCCATGGTGATTCTCAGTGATGGTGGCGACAATGGAAGTCGCAAAACGCTGGCGGATGCAATTGAGCAGGCTCAACGTGCAGACGTTCAGATCTACTCCATCCTTTACTCCGCATGGGAAGGCCCCGGCACGCCGGGAAGCGGCATCCGGGGAGGCTCGATCAATGCGGGCGACGAAGCGTTGAAGAAGTACTCCGAAGCGACAGGCGGTCGCGTATTTACCGTCTCCCGGACCATGAGCCTGCGACAGATCTATGCGCAGATCGCCCAGGAGCTTCGCCTTCAGTACGAGTTGGGCTACACACCACCGCCGGACACTCCGCCTAATAGCTACCATCGCCTTGAACTGAAGGCGAAAGACAAGAAGCTTGCCGTGCAAGCCCGTAAAGGATTCTTCGAGTAG
- a CDS encoding Gfo/Idh/MocA family protein, giving the protein MSKHLRSFHRLGAALCVLFAATLPGNAQVSATAPIRVAIVGLVHGHIQGFLGALQTNSNATLVGIVEPDTALSQKYAGKYHLDAKLFYTDLDKMLVQQHPDAVLVYTTIKDHRKVIEAAAKHGISSMVEKPLSTTMEDALAIRAAARQYHVQVLTNYETTWYASNAEALSEIANGKLGEVRKVVVHDGHEGPKEIGVGPEWLPWLTDPVQNGAGALFDFGCYGADLMTVMMHGAAPLSVTASGQTDKPDIYPHVEDDATAILRYPKTQAVLMPSWTWSFARKDMEVYGVNGMAITVALDHLRVRYKGEKAESEITAPPLPANRKDSLDYLAAVLRGQIKPDGDLSALDTNMVVMQILTAARESMKTGRTVELKALPQ; this is encoded by the coding sequence ATGTCGAAACACCTTCGCTCGTTTCATCGTCTTGGCGCAGCGCTTTGCGTCTTGTTTGCAGCGACACTTCCAGGCAACGCTCAGGTCAGTGCGACTGCGCCAATCCGTGTCGCGATTGTCGGGCTGGTCCACGGCCATATTCAAGGATTTCTGGGAGCATTGCAGACCAACTCCAACGCGACGCTGGTGGGCATCGTCGAGCCCGATACTGCTCTGTCGCAGAAGTATGCAGGGAAGTACCACCTCGATGCGAAGCTCTTCTACACGGACTTGGACAAGATGCTGGTGCAACAACATCCCGATGCGGTTCTGGTCTACACGACGATCAAGGACCATCGGAAGGTAATCGAAGCGGCGGCAAAGCATGGGATCTCGTCGATGGTGGAGAAGCCCCTTTCGACGACGATGGAGGATGCGCTCGCAATTCGGGCAGCGGCGCGTCAGTACCATGTGCAGGTGCTCACGAACTATGAGACGACCTGGTATGCAAGCAATGCTGAGGCGTTAAGTGAGATTGCGAACGGGAAGCTAGGCGAGGTTAGAAAGGTCGTTGTGCACGACGGACATGAAGGCCCGAAGGAGATCGGCGTCGGACCGGAGTGGCTGCCCTGGCTGACCGATCCGGTCCAGAATGGAGCAGGAGCGCTGTTCGATTTCGGTTGCTATGGAGCCGATCTGATGACAGTGATGATGCATGGTGCCGCCCCGCTCAGTGTTACTGCCAGCGGCCAGACGGATAAGCCAGATATCTATCCGCATGTCGAGGATGACGCGACGGCAATCCTGCGCTATCCGAAGACGCAGGCGGTGTTGATGCCTTCGTGGACGTGGAGCTTTGCGCGCAAGGACATGGAGGTCTACGGGGTCAATGGTATGGCGATCACCGTGGCGTTGGATCATCTGCGGGTGCGCTACAAGGGCGAGAAGGCGGAGTCAGAGATTACGGCACCTCCACTGCCCGCAAATCGGAAGGATTCGCTTGATTATCTAGCGGCGGTGTTGCGTGGGCAGATCAAGCCAGATGGCGATCTTTCGGCGCTCGATACGAATATGGTGGTGATGCAGATTCTCACTGCAGCACGAGAATCTATGAAGACCGGACGGACAGTGGAGTTGAAAGCGTTGCCGCAGTAA
- the gyrB gene encoding DNA topoisomerase (ATP-hydrolyzing) subunit B, whose amino-acid sequence MATTAVPTDTALLDLQPDTASPKKEGGGYSAENITVLEGLAAVRLRPAMYIGSTGEQGLHHLVYEVVDNSVDEALGGHATRIDVTIHVDNSITVVDDGRGIPVDDKIINGEKMPAVQVVLTMLHAGGKFDASNYKVSGGLHGVGVSCVNALSEEFDVEIWRDEFAWEQDYSKGAPISLLRKMGPSKRKGTKVHFLPDKSIFTVTEFNYDTLAQRLRELAFLNKGLEIHLTDERTTDPKTGDSKHQEFKYAGGIAEFIKHINKGKAVLHEKPIYMEAERDNVAMEIALQYNDAYSETVFTFANNINTVDGGTHLSGFKTALTRTINAAGQSLGLFKDVKENLSGDDVREGLVVVISVKLSQPQFEGQTKGKLNSDIAGTVQAFVNERLGGFLEQNPQVAKKIINKAIDAARAREAARKARDLTRRKGALDGGGLPGKLADCSERQPDRCELYLVEGESAGGTAKQGRDRRFQAILPLKGKILNVEKARYDKMLGHEEIRAMITALGCGIGKDDFDATKLRYGKLILMTDADVDGSHIRTLLLTFFFRHMTELIKRGHVYIAQPPLFRIKKGKFEQYIKDEREYVDVMVKRASDGMILTYGPNKTQLQGAELTTFMGQLNDYLSYIDKVGKRLRNDEALLAFTEIFSHEGKDPAHRTDFQSPEKLAVMQTRLEALVKEYQFRAVGEPVYDEEHQTWSVSFTDSQGAVRKIDWALANAAESRQLLGKYAQVKDQLQAPFTISYAPKTAAAVSQEALDEAEEVASEEGVAVDAQAPGTVAEAKPAKRSSKINQDPVEKKTPREVFDYVIEQGRKEYQVQRYKGLGEMTAPQLWDTTMDPERRTLMQVKLEDIAACEEIFTTLMGEDVESRRKFIEENALDVKNLDI is encoded by the coding sequence ATGGCAACGACCGCAGTCCCAACGGACACCGCTCTTTTGGATCTTCAACCTGATACCGCAAGTCCCAAAAAAGAGGGCGGCGGCTACTCGGCCGAAAACATTACGGTCCTCGAAGGTCTCGCAGCCGTGCGCCTGCGTCCCGCGATGTACATCGGTTCGACTGGCGAGCAAGGTCTCCATCACCTCGTCTATGAAGTCGTCGATAACTCCGTCGACGAGGCTCTTGGTGGTCATGCAACCCGCATCGACGTCACCATTCACGTCGACAACTCCATCACCGTAGTGGACGACGGTCGTGGGATCCCGGTTGACGACAAGATCATCAACGGCGAGAAGATGCCTGCTGTGCAGGTCGTCTTGACCATGCTGCATGCCGGCGGCAAGTTCGACGCCTCCAACTACAAGGTCTCCGGCGGACTTCACGGCGTCGGCGTCAGCTGCGTCAATGCCCTCTCGGAAGAGTTTGACGTCGAAATCTGGCGCGATGAATTCGCGTGGGAGCAGGACTACAGCAAGGGTGCTCCCATCAGCCTCCTGCGAAAGATGGGTCCAAGCAAGCGCAAGGGCACCAAGGTCCACTTCCTCCCCGACAAATCGATTTTTACTGTCACCGAGTTCAACTACGACACCCTGGCGCAGCGACTGCGCGAACTCGCCTTCCTCAACAAGGGCCTTGAGATTCACCTGACCGACGAGCGCACCACCGATCCCAAAACCGGCGACAGCAAGCATCAGGAGTTCAAGTACGCAGGCGGCATCGCCGAGTTCATCAAGCACATCAACAAGGGCAAGGCCGTCCTTCACGAGAAGCCGATCTACATGGAGGCCGAGCGCGATAATGTCGCGATGGAAATCGCCCTTCAGTACAACGACGCCTACTCTGAGACCGTCTTCACGTTCGCCAACAACATCAACACCGTCGACGGCGGCACCCATCTCTCCGGATTTAAGACGGCGTTGACCCGCACCATCAACGCGGCCGGTCAATCCCTGGGTCTCTTCAAAGACGTCAAGGAAAACCTTTCAGGCGATGACGTTCGCGAAGGTCTTGTCGTCGTCATCAGCGTCAAGCTCTCGCAGCCCCAGTTCGAAGGCCAGACCAAGGGCAAGCTCAACTCCGACATCGCCGGAACAGTCCAGGCCTTCGTGAACGAGCGCCTTGGCGGCTTCCTCGAGCAGAATCCTCAAGTCGCCAAGAAGATCATCAATAAAGCGATCGACGCCGCTCGCGCCCGTGAAGCAGCCCGCAAGGCCCGCGACCTCACACGTCGCAAGGGAGCCCTCGATGGTGGCGGTCTGCCCGGCAAGCTGGCCGACTGCTCCGAACGCCAGCCCGACCGCTGTGAGCTCTACCTTGTCGAGGGCGAGTCCGCCGGAGGCACTGCTAAGCAGGGCCGCGATCGCCGCTTTCAAGCCATTCTTCCTCTTAAGGGAAAGATCCTCAATGTCGAGAAGGCTCGTTACGACAAAATGCTCGGTCACGAAGAAATTCGAGCGATGATCACAGCCCTTGGCTGCGGAATCGGCAAGGACGACTTCGACGCCACCAAGTTACGCTACGGCAAGCTGATCCTCATGACCGATGCCGATGTGGACGGTTCGCACATCCGTACACTGCTGCTCACTTTCTTCTTCCGCCACATGACGGAGTTGATCAAGCGCGGTCACGTCTACATCGCCCAGCCACCGCTCTTTCGCATCAAGAAAGGCAAGTTCGAGCAGTACATCAAGGATGAGCGCGAGTACGTCGATGTCATGGTCAAACGCGCATCCGATGGCATGATCCTGACTTACGGGCCTAATAAGACACAGCTTCAAGGTGCCGAACTCACCACCTTCATGGGTCAGCTTAATGACTATCTGAGCTACATCGACAAGGTCGGCAAGCGCCTCCGCAATGACGAAGCCCTGCTCGCCTTCACCGAGATCTTTTCGCACGAGGGTAAGGACCCCGCCCATCGCACCGACTTCCAATCACCCGAGAAGCTCGCCGTCATGCAGACGCGGCTCGAAGCGCTCGTCAAGGAGTACCAGTTCCGCGCGGTAGGCGAGCCTGTCTACGATGAGGAGCATCAGACGTGGTCCGTCTCCTTCACGGACTCGCAGGGAGCCGTCCGCAAGATCGACTGGGCGCTCGCCAATGCAGCTGAATCCCGTCAGCTCCTCGGCAAGTACGCACAGGTCAAGGATCAGCTTCAGGCTCCCTTCACCATCTCATACGCCCCGAAGACTGCCGCTGCCGTAAGCCAGGAAGCCCTGGACGAGGCCGAAGAGGTAGCCTCGGAAGAGGGTGTCGCCGTGGATGCCCAGGCACCCGGCACCGTAGCCGAGGCCAAGCCGGCGAAGCGCTCCAGCAAGATTAACCAAGACCCTGTCGAGAAGAAGACGCCCCGCGAGGTCTTCGATTACGTGATCGAGCAGGGCCGCAAGGAGTATCAGGTCCAGCGCTACAAGGGCCTGGGCGAGATGACCGCCCCACAGCTCTGGGATACGACGATGGACCCGGAACGCCGCACCCTCATGCAGGTCAAGCTCGAAGACATTGCAGCCTGCGAAGAGATCTTTACGACACTCATGGGTGAAGATGTCGAGAGTCGACGCAAGTTCATCGAGGAGAACGCTCTAGACGTCAAGAACCTTGACATCTAA
- a CDS encoding amidase, whose translation MSENLMLPAPDRRRFLAVCSAIGLGQTLLPGALFTLAAQAQSPAPGVKELLPIITAEMIDAAAAIADITITAEQKQMMLDGLTQQRDSIAVIRTLHLQNATAPAFVFDPVPAGMVLDTVTKPQKISSAPDVAKLIASVSAGLAGDSDTLAFATIRELAELLKTRKVTSLALTKMYLARLKKYDPRLHFVITLTEDRALKQAAAADASIAAGVYRGPLHGIPWGGKDLLAVKGYPTTWGAAGFEHQTFDTDATVVQRLDDAGAILLAKLSMGALAQGDLWFGGRTRNPWNPHQGSSGSSAGSASAVSAGCVGFAIGTETLGSISSPSTRCGVTGLRPTFGFVPRTGAMALSWTMDKIGPICRSVEDCALVLSAIHGPDSHDRSVKPAAFNWNAEFEWKQLRVGYLKSAFDAPEANEQKPPSETLTGKALDEAQQRLRRQQDSAVRDAYDRKYANAALDSLRQMGVSLIPTELPQGLHFGDQTPLLAAEGAAAFDELTLSGRDKLLTGQQPSDWPNTFRKARFYSAVDYIQAMRARSLVIDSMASLFVNFDVIVTPSGGSQLTATNLSGHPAVIVPNGIRGDDAPKPQNTEDGALQNAGGPGTPVSITFLGGLYSDARLAAFARAYQEKTGFHRIHPKLD comes from the coding sequence ATGAGTGAAAACCTGATGCTCCCTGCGCCCGACCGCCGGCGCTTTCTTGCCGTATGCTCTGCCATTGGTCTTGGCCAGACCCTTCTGCCGGGAGCGCTCTTTACCCTTGCAGCACAAGCACAAAGCCCGGCGCCAGGGGTAAAAGAGCTCTTACCCATCATCACCGCCGAGATGATTGACGCGGCTGCTGCCATTGCCGATATCACCATCACGGCCGAGCAAAAACAGATGATGCTGGATGGACTCACGCAGCAGCGGGACTCCATCGCAGTTATACGCACGCTACACCTTCAAAACGCCACCGCACCAGCCTTTGTCTTTGATCCAGTCCCCGCTGGCATGGTGCTCGATACAGTCACCAAGCCGCAAAAGATAAGCTCGGCACCTGACGTCGCGAAGCTGATCGCGTCTGTCTCGGCAGGTCTGGCAGGCGACTCCGACACCCTCGCCTTTGCCACCATCCGCGAACTCGCAGAGCTCCTCAAGACCCGCAAGGTCACCTCCCTGGCCTTGACAAAGATGTATCTCGCCCGCCTTAAGAAGTACGATCCGCGTCTCCACTTCGTCATTACCCTCACCGAAGACCGCGCGCTCAAGCAGGCCGCCGCAGCCGACGCCAGCATAGCCGCAGGCGTTTACCGTGGTCCGCTCCACGGCATTCCCTGGGGTGGCAAGGATCTGCTCGCCGTCAAAGGGTATCCAACGACCTGGGGAGCCGCTGGCTTCGAGCACCAGACCTTCGACACGGATGCGACGGTCGTTCAGCGCCTTGACGATGCCGGAGCCATCCTCCTTGCCAAGCTCTCCATGGGAGCCCTCGCACAGGGCGATCTCTGGTTCGGCGGCCGCACCCGCAATCCGTGGAATCCGCATCAGGGTTCCAGCGGATCATCCGCAGGAAGCGCCAGCGCTGTCTCAGCGGGGTGTGTTGGATTCGCCATCGGCACAGAAACCCTCGGCTCCATCTCGTCTCCATCGACCCGCTGCGGCGTCACCGGCCTGCGTCCCACCTTCGGCTTTGTACCTCGCACGGGAGCTATGGCCCTTAGTTGGACCATGGATAAGATCGGCCCAATCTGCCGCTCCGTAGAGGACTGCGCTCTCGTGCTTTCAGCGATCCACGGACCCGACAGCCACGACCGATCCGTCAAGCCCGCAGCCTTCAACTGGAACGCAGAGTTCGAGTGGAAGCAGCTACGTGTCGGCTATCTCAAATCTGCCTTCGATGCTCCCGAAGCCAACGAGCAAAAACCTCCCTCGGAGACGCTCACCGGCAAAGCTCTCGACGAGGCCCAGCAACGATTGCGTCGTCAGCAAGACAGTGCAGTTCGCGATGCCTATGACCGCAAGTACGCCAACGCGGCGCTGGACAGCCTGCGCCAGATGGGGGTGAGTCTCATCCCGACAGAGCTGCCGCAAGGACTTCATTTCGGTGACCAAACGCCCTTGCTCGCCGCAGAAGGCGCTGCCGCCTTCGACGAACTCACGCTCTCTGGACGCGACAAGCTTCTCACCGGGCAACAGCCTTCCGATTGGCCCAATACCTTCCGCAAGGCCCGCTTCTACTCCGCGGTGGACTACATTCAGGCCATGCGTGCCCGCTCCCTCGTCATCGACTCCATGGCGTCGCTCTTCGTAAACTTTGATGTCATCGTCACCCCATCAGGCGGATCTCAGCTTACCGCCACAAATCTATCGGGTCACCCTGCTGTCATCGTCCCCAACGGCATCCGAGGCGACGATGCGCCGAAACCGCAGAATACCGAGGATGGTGCACTCCAGAACGCCGGCGGCCCTGGCACCCCCGTCAGCATCACCTTCCTGGGAGGTCTGTACTCCGATGCCCGGCTCGCCGCTTTCGCTCGTGCCTACCAGGAGAAGACCGGCTTTCATCGAATCCACCCAAAACTCGACTAG
- a CDS encoding ATP-binding cassette domain-containing protein: MQPEQQPGDTLLQVRELVKEYDGDRGITRVVDNVSFDIRIGETLGLVGESGSGKSTIARMILRLIETTSGTIHFAGEDLLTANARRMRTLRRQMQIVFQDPYAALNPRMSVRQILAEPFAIHKEHFEPTRLLELLTAVGLESTALDRYPHEFSGGQRQRINIARALALRPSFLVLDEPVSALDVSVGAQVINLLRNLQGEFGLTYLFISHSMPLVRYLCDRVAVLHHGKLVEIGATEQVCATPTNPYTQQLIAATPELPTPTANHG; the protein is encoded by the coding sequence ATGCAGCCGGAGCAGCAACCAGGAGACACCCTCCTTCAAGTCCGCGAACTTGTGAAGGAATACGACGGTGATCGCGGCATAACCCGTGTCGTAGACAATGTCTCATTCGACATCCGCATAGGAGAAACCCTCGGACTTGTGGGCGAGTCAGGCTCCGGAAAAAGCACGATCGCCCGCATGATCCTGCGCCTTATCGAGACCACCTCAGGCACCATCCACTTCGCCGGAGAGGACCTTCTGACTGCCAACGCACGCCGCATGCGTACCCTCCGCCGCCAGATGCAGATCGTCTTTCAGGACCCTTACGCCGCACTCAACCCGCGCATGAGCGTTCGACAGATCCTCGCAGAGCCCTTTGCTATTCACAAGGAGCACTTTGAACCAACTCGCCTCCTCGAACTCCTCACCGCCGTTGGCCTTGAGTCCACAGCGCTTGACCGCTACCCGCATGAGTTCAGTGGTGGGCAGCGCCAGCGCATCAACATCGCTCGCGCTCTCGCCCTGCGTCCAAGCTTTCTCGTCCTCGACGAGCCGGTAAGCGCCCTCGACGTCAGCGTCGGAGCACAAGTGATCAATCTCCTCCGCAATCTACAGGGCGAGTTCGGCCTCACCTACCTCTTTATTTCGCACTCGATGCCGCTCGTCCGCTATTTGTGCGACCGGGTAGCCGTCCTCCATCACGGCAAACTCGTTGAAATCGGCGCCACGGAACAAGTCTGCGCCACTCCCACCAATCCTTACACCCAACAACTCATAGCTGCCACACCGGAACTTCCTACACCAACGGCTAACCACGGTTGA